From the genome of Armatimonadota bacterium, one region includes:
- the purR gene encoding pur operon repressor: MTRRARRGRLRRGERMVVMAHHLFHAPRRLFSLGAFGEMLDAAKSTISEDLAFMRAALERFQLGTVETLPGAAGGVRYVPWRGKEAVRALVEEVCQRLRDPSRLLPGGFLYTADIVATPRYAAALGEALAGFFEDSRPDVVLTMEVKGIPLALMVARAFDVPLVIARRGAHVTDGPAVSVNYVSGSSRLVQSMTLPLRAVPPGARVLFVDDFLRGGGTARGVHDLMREVRAEVVGVGVLVEAAVPRPKMVDRYVSLIEFAGAGPGGEVLVSPSRWVRAGPP; this comes from the coding sequence GTGACCCGCCGCGCCCGCCGCGGCCGCCTGCGCCGGGGGGAGAGGATGGTGGTGATGGCCCACCACCTGTTCCACGCTCCCCGCCGGCTGTTTTCCCTGGGTGCCTTCGGAGAGATGCTGGATGCCGCCAAGTCCACCATCAGCGAGGACCTGGCGTTCATGCGCGCCGCGCTGGAACGGTTCCAGCTGGGCACGGTGGAGACGCTGCCGGGCGCCGCGGGAGGGGTCCGGTACGTCCCGTGGCGGGGGAAGGAGGCGGTGCGGGCCCTGGTGGAGGAGGTCTGCCAGCGGCTGCGGGACCCCTCCCGCCTGCTGCCGGGAGGGTTCCTCTACACGGCCGACATTGTGGCCACGCCGCGGTACGCCGCCGCCCTGGGCGAGGCACTGGCGGGCTTCTTCGAGGACTCCCGGCCGGATGTGGTCCTGACCATGGAGGTCAAGGGCATTCCGCTGGCCCTGATGGTGGCCCGCGCGTTCGATGTCCCCCTGGTGATCGCCCGCCGGGGGGCGCACGTCACCGACGGGCCGGCGGTCAGCGTGAACTACGTGTCGGGTTCGTCCCGCCTGGTGCAGTCCATGACCTTGCCCCTGCGGGCGGTCCCGCCGGGCGCGCGGGTCCTGTTCGTGGACGACTTCCTGCGCGGTGGGGGAACCGCGCGGGGGGTCCACGACCTGATGCGCGAGGTCCGGGCCGAGGTGGTGGGCGTGGGGGTGCTGGTGGAAGCCGCCGTGCCCCGCCCGAAGATGGTGGACCGCTACGTCTCCCTCATCGAGTTCGCCGGCGCCGGCCCCGGCGGGGAGGTGCTGGTCTCTCCCAGCCGGTGGGTCCGGGCGGGACCGCCGTAG
- a CDS encoding TolC family protein → MSVVGAVVCVAIAAPAARSQPVQRLTVQQAVDLALRQNPQVQVAAFDVAIARAQLAQARAGTAVQVSVQGSYTRTQEQEPIVFGSLTLPPPSPNVYDARLVAQYPLATGGRVEAQIAVAEANLRGAEAALQRVRQQVVFSVRQAYYQVLLAQAGEAAAERGLAQATENLRVARARVAAGVSPRFDEVQAEVAVASARQALVRARNGVAQARQALNAALNQPLDTPLELVDGFATEPVQTPLAQLVARALLVRPELAELAARRDAARAAVEVAASGGRISLVLSGAYVYSNTGALGPGTDFGTTWSVTLAATLAVADGGLTQQRVVEAQQRLAQLEAALGQQRQGIEVEVRQAYLSLESAREELAGADALVAQAVEALRIAQVRFAAGVGTALEVISAQASLSQAEAARAQAQFAYSVARAQLERAVGEAVR, encoded by the coding sequence ATGTCCGTCGTCGGGGCTGTCGTCTGCGTGGCCATTGCCGCGCCTGCGGCTCGCTCCCAGCCCGTGCAGCGGCTGACGGTGCAGCAGGCGGTGGACCTGGCCCTCCGGCAGAACCCGCAGGTGCAGGTGGCGGCCTTTGATGTCGCCATCGCCCGGGCGCAGCTGGCCCAGGCCCGCGCCGGGACGGCGGTGCAGGTCAGCGTCCAGGGCAGCTACACGCGCACTCAGGAGCAGGAGCCGATCGTATTTGGTTCCCTCACCCTGCCGCCCCCCTCGCCCAACGTCTACGACGCGCGGCTGGTGGCTCAGTACCCCCTGGCCACCGGCGGGCGCGTCGAGGCCCAGATCGCCGTCGCCGAGGCCAACCTGCGGGGCGCCGAGGCCGCTCTGCAGCGCGTCCGCCAGCAGGTGGTCTTCAGTGTGCGGCAGGCCTACTACCAGGTGCTGCTGGCGCAGGCCGGCGAGGCGGCGGCCGAGCGGGGACTGGCCCAGGCCACCGAGAACCTGCGGGTGGCGCGGGCGCGGGTGGCGGCGGGCGTGTCTCCGAGGTTCGACGAGGTGCAGGCCGAGGTGGCCGTCGCCAGCGCCCGGCAGGCTCTGGTGCGCGCGCGCAACGGCGTCGCCCAGGCACGGCAGGCGCTCAACGCCGCGCTGAACCAGCCCCTGGACACGCCGCTGGAGCTCGTGGACGGGTTCGCCACCGAGCCGGTCCAGACCCCGCTGGCGCAGCTGGTGGCGCGGGCCCTTCTGGTGCGCCCCGAACTGGCGGAACTGGCGGCGCGCCGGGATGCCGCCCGGGCCGCCGTCGAGGTGGCCGCCAGCGGAGGTCGGATCTCCCTGGTCCTGTCGGGGGCCTACGTCTACTCCAACACGGGAGCTCTGGGGCCCGGCACCGACTTCGGCACCACGTGGAGCGTCACCCTGGCGGCCACCCTGGCCGTCGCCGACGGCGGTCTGACCCAGCAGCGGGTCGTCGAGGCCCAGCAGCGGCTGGCCCAGCTGGAGGCGGCTCTGGGTCAGCAGCGTCAGGGCATCGAGGTGGAGGTCCGCCAGGCGTACCTGTCCCTGGAGTCGGCGCGCGAGGAGCTGGCGGGAGCCGATGCGCTCGTGGCCCAGGCGGTCGAGGCGCTGCGGATCGCCCAGGTCCGGTTTGCGGCGGGGGTGGGAACCGCGCTGGAGGTCATCAGCGCCCAGGCCTCCCTGTCCCAGGCGGAGGCGGCCCGCGCCCAGGCCCAGTTCGCCTACAGCGTGGCGCGGGCGCAGCTGGAACGGGCGGTCGGAGAGGCGGTGCGGTAG
- the ispE gene encoding 4-(cytidine 5'-diphospho)-2-C-methyl-D-erythritol kinase, which produces MKELRLHAYAKINLTLDVLGERSDGYHDVETVLHTIALHDVLILREAGEGVDVVVHDGDVPSDHRNLVVRAAQLVRETFRVDRGVQIELIKRIPAAAGLGGGSADAAVTLLGLAQMWKLRLDGRALSALAVRLGSDVPFFLEGGAALARGRGEILEPLPPLPSTWVVLGRPQIPVATEWAYRQLRAAAVTARPDTRAMVEALRQEDVRRVGRLLCNVFEDVVGPAYPVIREIKRIILSGEAYGAALSGTGPTVYGLMANEAAARKVADDLAAVPDVDVIVTRTFAEAR; this is translated from the coding sequence GTGAAGGAACTGCGGCTGCACGCCTATGCCAAGATCAACCTGACCCTGGACGTGCTGGGCGAACGCAGCGACGGATACCACGACGTGGAGACCGTCCTGCACACCATCGCCCTCCACGACGTCCTGATCCTGCGGGAAGCGGGGGAGGGCGTGGACGTGGTGGTGCACGACGGGGATGTCCCCTCCGACCACCGCAACCTGGTGGTGCGGGCCGCCCAGCTGGTGCGGGAGACGTTCCGGGTGGATCGCGGCGTGCAGATCGAACTCATCAAGCGCATCCCCGCAGCCGCGGGCCTGGGCGGGGGCAGCGCCGACGCGGCGGTGACGCTGCTGGGGCTGGCGCAGATGTGGAAGTTGCGCCTGGACGGCCGCGCCCTGTCCGCCCTGGCCGTCCGCCTGGGGTCGGACGTGCCCTTCTTCCTGGAGGGCGGGGCGGCGCTGGCCCGGGGACGCGGCGAGATCCTGGAGCCCCTGCCCCCCCTGCCCTCCACCTGGGTGGTCCTGGGCCGCCCGCAGATCCCCGTGGCCACCGAGTGGGCGTACCGCCAGCTGCGCGCGGCCGCCGTCACGGCCCGTCCGGACACGCGGGCGATGGTGGAGGCCCTGCGCCAGGAGGACGTGCGCCGGGTCGGCCGGCTGCTGTGCAACGTGTTCGAGGACGTGGTGGGGCCGGCGTACCCGGTGATCCGGGAGATCAAGCGCATCATCCTCTCCGGAGAGGCCTACGGCGCGGCGCTGTCCGGAACCGGGCCCACCGTCTACGGGCTGATGGCGAACGAGGCGGCCGCCCGCAAGGTGGCCGACGACCTGGCCGCTGTGCCCGACGTGGATGTCATCGTCACCCGGACCTTTGCCGAAGCCCGCTGA
- a CDS encoding ubiquitin-like domain-containing protein, translating to MTVLSVPPAAGPRSGAVSGVILAAGLLTALAAGLTHGTLRKEVTVRTPDRTVRMVTYRHTVREVLQQAGVSVASSDEVEPPPGARVGEGMTIVVRPAIGVTLVADGRVRPVRTTARTVAELLARQGLRVRPTDKVYPAPEAPLAAGATVRVVRIEHRLVVERQAVPYEVRTLRDAAAPRGLLRVVRPGREGLRERLWRVTLADGVVVARTLVGERVVRPPMDRIISVGTVVHVASRGPFAGHEVLEMLATAYAPFCCPGVDGITSTGMRAGYGVVAVDPRVIPLGSQLFIEGYGYAVAGDVGGRIKGLRIDLGFDTTREARRFGVRRVRVYVLDRGAR from the coding sequence GTGACCGTTCTCTCCGTCCCCCCGGCGGCGGGGCCGCGCAGCGGCGCCGTCAGCGGCGTCATCCTGGCCGCCGGGCTGCTGACCGCCCTCGCCGCCGGCCTGACCCACGGGACGCTGCGCAAGGAGGTGACCGTCCGGACTCCGGATCGCACGGTACGGATGGTCACCTACCGGCACACGGTCCGGGAGGTTCTTCAGCAGGCGGGCGTGTCGGTGGCTTCCTCCGACGAGGTGGAGCCGCCTCCCGGCGCCCGGGTGGGGGAAGGGATGACGATCGTCGTGCGCCCCGCGATCGGCGTCACCCTGGTCGCCGACGGTCGCGTGCGGCCCGTGCGCACCACGGCCCGCACCGTCGCCGAGCTGCTGGCCCGCCAGGGCCTGCGGGTGCGTCCCACCGACAAGGTATACCCGGCGCCCGAGGCGCCCCTGGCGGCCGGCGCCACGGTCCGGGTCGTCCGGATCGAGCACCGGCTGGTGGTGGAGCGGCAGGCGGTGCCCTACGAGGTCCGCACCCTGCGCGATGCTGCCGCTCCCCGGGGGCTGCTGCGGGTCGTCAGGCCGGGCCGCGAGGGTCTGCGCGAGCGGCTGTGGCGGGTGACCCTGGCCGACGGCGTGGTGGTGGCCCGCACGCTGGTGGGCGAGCGGGTCGTGCGGCCGCCGATGGACCGGATCATCTCGGTGGGCACGGTCGTGCACGTCGCCTCCCGGGGCCCGTTCGCCGGACACGAGGTGCTGGAGATGCTGGCCACCGCCTACGCGCCGTTCTGCTGTCCCGGCGTGGACGGCATCACGTCCACCGGCATGCGGGCCGGTTACGGGGTGGTGGCGGTGGATCCGCGGGTGATCCCCCTGGGCAGCCAGCTGTTCATCGAAGGGTACGGCTACGCGGTGGCCGGGGACGTGGGCGGCCGCATCAAGGGATTGCGCATCGACCTGGGCTTCGACACCACCCGGGAAGCCCGCCGGTTCGGCGTGCGCCGGGTGCGCGTGTACGTGCTGGACCGAGGAGCGCGGTAG
- the rsmA gene encoding 16S rRNA (adenine(1518)-N(6)/adenine(1519)-N(6))-dimethyltransferase RsmA has protein sequence MAVLDPASLATPAGTVRLLRQFGIHPRKRLGQHFLVSAAALRAILQAADLDRRDAVLEIGAGVGTLTAALAERAGSVVAVEVDPAVLPALRAVVAPYPHVRVVHADAMAVDLAALLPEEGVRKVVANLPYRIASPLVVRLLDPSLRIRRLVLTVQREVAERMAARPGRPDYGLLSVLVQARAAVTVVRRLPPGAFFPPPEVESAVVRLDPHDRPPWQTGEEDAFMRVVRAAFAQRRKTVRNAVAAALGLAPAAAAAACVRAGIDPGRRGETLTLEEFAALARAVAETVGEEAVGRERR, from the coding sequence ATGGCCGTCCTCGATCCGGCCTCACTGGCCACCCCGGCCGGCACGGTTCGCCTTCTCCGCCAGTTCGGGATCCACCCCCGCAAGCGCCTGGGCCAGCACTTCCTGGTCAGCGCCGCCGCCCTGAGGGCGATCCTCCAGGCCGCCGACCTCGACCGCCGCGACGCGGTGCTGGAGATCGGGGCGGGGGTCGGCACGCTGACCGCGGCTCTGGCGGAGCGCGCGGGATCCGTGGTGGCCGTGGAAGTCGACCCGGCGGTCCTGCCGGCCCTGCGAGCGGTGGTGGCGCCCTACCCCCACGTCCGGGTGGTCCACGCCGACGCCATGGCGGTCGATCTGGCCGCCCTGCTGCCGGAAGAGGGCGTGCGCAAAGTCGTGGCCAACCTGCCCTACCGCATCGCCTCTCCCCTGGTGGTGAGGCTGCTGGATCCGTCCCTGCGCATCCGCCGGCTGGTCCTGACGGTGCAGCGCGAGGTGGCCGAACGGATGGCGGCCCGGCCGGGACGCCCGGACTACGGGCTGCTGTCGGTGCTGGTGCAGGCTCGGGCGGCCGTCACCGTGGTGCGGCGGCTGCCTCCCGGGGCGTTTTTCCCCCCTCCCGAGGTGGAGTCGGCGGTCGTGCGGCTGGACCCCCATGACCGTCCGCCCTGGCAGACCGGAGAGGAAGACGCGTTCATGCGGGTGGTGCGCGCCGCCTTTGCCCAGCGCCGCAAGACGGTGCGGAACGCGGTGGCCGCCGCCCTGGGTCTGGCCCCCGCCGCCGCGGCGGCCGCCTGCGTCCGGGCGGGGATCGACCCCGGGCGGCGGGGGGAGACGCTGACCCTGGAAGAGTTCGCCGCCCTGGCCCGGGCCGTGGCTGAGACGGTCGGGGAAGAGGCGGTGGGGAGGGAACGCCGGTGA
- a CDS encoding LCP family protein, whose amino-acid sequence MERHPVRPSSPPPRPPSAAPGWWRYARWAALGLPAVLAGLVVGLLLAATGPQGPLGGAAVSPPRHSPVAWPARLARRTTVLVIGVDVTLDTRRQIVPVARSDTLMLVGFDPLRRRVSVLSIPRDTLVTIPGVGEAKINAAYAFGGPALTIRTVEEFLGVPVHYYVKLGPQSFARLIDALGGIEVDVEKDMTYTDRWAGLYINLRRGRQRLSGEQAMHYIRFRHDPEGDIGRVRRQQQVLRAIIDHLRSPRALGAAPRLVQAASRYTQTNLSLRELVALGLFALRLPPDALHTATVPGQVGPVYVFHDPAATRALVAEMFLGVDPRVLAATTVEVLNASGLPGLARDTAARLERLGFRVVRVGTAPPAARTEIVDRSNHPEVAQALADLLGPGIVTRQESGRPDITVVVARDLAPAIRRAARVDRHVFRP is encoded by the coding sequence ATGGAGAGACATCCCGTTCGCCCCTCTTCCCCTCCGCCTCGCCCGCCCTCCGCGGCGCCCGGATGGTGGCGGTACGCCCGGTGGGCGGCCCTGGGCCTGCCGGCGGTCCTGGCCGGCCTGGTGGTGGGTCTGCTCCTGGCCGCCACCGGGCCTCAGGGACCGCTGGGGGGTGCGGCGGTGAGCCCTCCCCGGCACAGCCCGGTCGCCTGGCCGGCGCGCCTGGCGCGGCGCACCACGGTCCTGGTGATCGGGGTGGACGTCACGCTGGACACCCGCCGGCAGATCGTGCCGGTGGCGCGTTCGGACACTCTGATGCTGGTGGGATTCGACCCGTTGCGGCGGCGCGTCAGCGTGCTGTCCATTCCCCGGGATACCCTGGTCACCATCCCCGGCGTGGGGGAGGCCAAGATCAATGCGGCCTACGCCTTCGGAGGACCGGCCCTGACCATCCGCACCGTCGAGGAGTTCCTGGGGGTGCCGGTCCACTACTACGTGAAGCTGGGACCGCAGTCCTTTGCCCGGCTCATCGACGCCCTCGGGGGCATCGAGGTGGACGTGGAGAAAGACATGACCTACACCGATCGGTGGGCCGGGCTGTACATCAACCTGCGCCGCGGCCGCCAGCGCCTGAGCGGAGAGCAGGCCATGCACTACATCCGCTTCCGCCACGACCCTGAGGGGGACATCGGTCGCGTCCGCCGGCAGCAGCAGGTACTGCGGGCCATCATCGACCACCTCCGCTCGCCGCGGGCGCTGGGCGCCGCCCCGCGGCTGGTGCAGGCCGCCTCGCGCTACACCCAGACCAACCTCTCCCTGCGGGAACTGGTGGCCCTGGGCCTGTTCGCCCTCCGCCTCCCCCCCGACGCCCTTCACACCGCCACCGTGCCGGGTCAGGTGGGACCGGTGTACGTCTTCCACGACCCCGCGGCGACCCGGGCGCTGGTGGCGGAGATGTTCCTGGGAGTGGACCCCCGGGTGCTGGCGGCGACGACGGTGGAGGTCCTCAACGCCAGCGGGCTGCCGGGGCTGGCCCGGGATACCGCCGCGCGCCTGGAGCGTCTGGGCTTCCGCGTGGTGCGCGTGGGAACGGCGCCTCCCGCGGCCCGCACCGAGATCGTGGACCGCTCGAACCATCCCGAGGTGGCGCAGGCGCTGGCGGATCTGCTGGGTCCCGGGATCGTGACCCGTCAGGAGTCCGGTCGCCCGGACATCACCGTGGTGGTCGCCCGGGACCTGGCCCCGGCCATCCGCCGGGCGGCCCGGGTGGACCGGCACGTCTTTCGCCCCTAG
- a CDS encoding PLP-dependent aminotransferase family protein, producing MTDYASHYSAAARAMTRSLIRELLTLTRRRDLISFAGGLPDPATFPVEELREITARVLVQNAAVALQYGPTEGDPRLRGELARWMAKDGIRASPDQVLVTTGSQQGLDILGRILLDPGDVVVVEIPSYMAALQVFRSYRAEMVGVPQDDEGLRVDLLEQALARLRAQGRRPKFIYVVPDFQNPSGATLAPDRRRRLLELAREWDTLVVEDNPYRELRYEGEAPPPLAALDADGRVIYLSTFSKTLCPGLRIGWLAAAGEVVRQCVTAKQGMDLCCPSLTQMVAAEFCAAGHIYARIPHLIDRYRRKRDAMLHALAARMPPGVRWTRPAGGLFVWVQLPEGVDTEALLPAAITDEGVAYVAGSGFHVDGGGRTAMRLNFSFPSEDQIREGIERLARVVRRHLPAARPGGA from the coding sequence GTGACGGACTACGCCTCGCACTACTCGGCGGCGGCCCGGGCGATGACCCGGTCGCTGATCCGCGAACTGCTGACCCTCACCCGGCGCCGCGACCTGATCTCGTTCGCCGGGGGACTGCCCGATCCCGCGACATTCCCGGTGGAGGAGCTCCGGGAGATCACGGCGCGGGTGCTGGTCCAGAACGCGGCCGTGGCCCTCCAGTACGGCCCCACCGAGGGCGACCCCCGGCTGCGCGGCGAGCTGGCCAGGTGGATGGCCAAGGACGGCATCCGCGCCTCCCCCGACCAGGTCCTGGTGACCACCGGCTCCCAGCAGGGGCTGGACATCCTGGGGCGGATCCTGCTGGATCCCGGCGACGTGGTGGTGGTCGAGATCCCCTCGTATATGGCCGCCCTGCAGGTGTTCCGCAGTTACCGCGCCGAGATGGTGGGGGTGCCTCAGGACGACGAGGGCCTGCGCGTCGACCTGCTCGAGCAGGCCCTGGCCCGGCTGCGGGCGCAGGGGCGGCGGCCCAAGTTCATCTACGTGGTGCCGGACTTCCAGAACCCCTCCGGGGCCACCCTGGCGCCGGACCGGCGGCGGCGCCTGCTGGAGCTGGCCCGGGAGTGGGACACCCTGGTGGTGGAGGACAACCCCTACCGGGAGCTGCGCTACGAGGGAGAGGCCCCGCCGCCCCTGGCGGCGCTGGACGCCGACGGCCGGGTCATCTACCTGTCCACCTTCAGCAAGACCCTCTGCCCGGGGCTGCGCATCGGCTGGCTGGCCGCCGCCGGCGAGGTGGTGCGCCAGTGCGTCACGGCCAAACAGGGGATGGACCTGTGCTGCCCGTCCCTGACCCAGATGGTGGCCGCGGAGTTCTGCGCCGCCGGGCACATCTACGCGCGGATCCCCCACCTCATAGACCGTTATCGCCGCAAACGCGACGCCATGCTGCACGCGCTGGCCGCCCGGATGCCCCCCGGGGTGCGGTGGACCCGTCCGGCGGGAGGGCTGTTCGTGTGGGTCCAGCTGCCCGAGGGCGTGGACACCGAGGCCCTGCTGCCTGCGGCCATCACCGACGAAGGAGTGGCCTACGTCGCGGGCAGCGGCTTCCACGTGGACGGCGGCGGTCGAACGGCCATGCGGCTGAACTTCTCCTTCCCATCCGAGGACCAGATCCGGGAAGGAATCGAGCGCCTGGCCCGGGTGGTCCGCCGCCACCTGCCGGCCGCCCGGCCCGGAGGCGCCTGA
- a CDS encoding efflux RND transporter periplasmic adaptor subunit, producing MAYRRGVALTAAVLVAALAAWGAAAWRRGPSPDAVRASGIIEADQVTVASKVAGRIASLEVDEGDAVRAGQVVVALDSREADAQLQQARAALEAARARLAQAQAALVLQQRQVDASVAQARAALEAARARVPQAEQAEALTASQVDLAVAQARAALEAARATARSAEAAWRRAEDDLARLEPLFRDGAVSAQQVEAARAARDAARAQYEAAAQAAQQAEAALRLAEANRQLVAIRGRDVEAARAQVRQAEAAVAAARAGQAAISQRRADVQAAAAQVAQAEATVRLLQTQRDTLVIRSPLAGVVLVRHARAGEVVTPGTPILTVGTLDQLRLRLYLPLPQLGRVAVGQRVEVTTDAFPGRVFAGTVTEISQQAEFTPRNVQTPEERVKMVFAVTVTLPNPDHLLKPGMPADAVIQTRGRGPADTRSLTLKVQG from the coding sequence GTGGCTTACCGGCGGGGTGTCGCTCTGACGGCGGCGGTCCTCGTGGCGGCGCTGGCCGCGTGGGGGGCGGCGGCCTGGCGGCGGGGGCCTTCGCCTGACGCGGTGCGGGCATCGGGCATCATCGAGGCGGACCAGGTCACCGTCGCCAGCAAGGTGGCCGGGCGCATCGCCTCCCTGGAGGTGGACGAGGGCGACGCGGTGCGGGCCGGTCAGGTGGTGGTCGCCTTGGACAGCCGCGAGGCGGACGCGCAGCTGCAGCAGGCCCGGGCGGCGCTGGAGGCGGCCCGGGCGCGGCTGGCTCAGGCGCAGGCGGCCCTGGTCCTGCAGCAGCGACAGGTGGACGCCTCTGTGGCCCAGGCCCGGGCGGCGCTGGAGGCGGCCCGGGCGCGGGTGCCGCAGGCCGAGCAGGCCGAGGCGCTGACGGCCTCCCAGGTGGACCTGGCGGTGGCGCAGGCCCGGGCGGCGCTGGAGGCGGCCCGGGCGACCGCGCGGTCGGCGGAGGCGGCGTGGCGTCGGGCCGAAGACGACCTGGCCCGGCTGGAGCCGCTGTTCCGGGACGGGGCCGTCAGCGCCCAGCAGGTGGAGGCGGCGCGGGCCGCCCGGGATGCGGCGCGGGCGCAGTACGAGGCGGCCGCGCAGGCCGCGCAGCAGGCCGAGGCGGCGCTGCGCCTGGCCGAGGCCAACCGCCAGCTGGTGGCCATCCGCGGCCGCGACGTGGAGGCCGCCCGGGCGCAGGTGCGCCAGGCGGAGGCCGCCGTCGCCGCCGCCCGGGCCGGCCAGGCGGCCATCAGTCAGAGACGGGCCGACGTGCAGGCGGCGGCGGCGCAGGTGGCGCAGGCCGAGGCCACGGTGCGGTTGCTGCAGACCCAGCGCGACACCCTGGTGATCCGTTCACCCCTGGCCGGCGTGGTGCTGGTCCGCCACGCCCGCGCCGGCGAGGTGGTCACCCCCGGGACTCCCATCCTCACCGTCGGCACCCTGGACCAGCTGCGGCTCCGGCTCTACCTGCCCTTGCCGCAGCTGGGCCGGGTCGCCGTCGGCCAGCGGGTCGAGGTGACCACCGACGCCTTTCCGGGACGCGTGTTCGCGGGCACCGTGACCGAGATCAGCCAGCAGGCCGAGTTCACGCCCCGCAACGTCCAGACTCCCGAGGAGCGGGTCAAGATGGTATTCGCGGTCACGGTGACCCTGCCCAACCCCGACCACCTGCTCAAGCCCGGGATGCCGGCCGATGCGGTCATCCAGACGCGGGGGCGCGGCCCCGCAGACACGCGCTCTCTTACGTTGAAGGTCCAAGGGTGA
- a CDS encoding nucleotidyltransferase family protein: protein MPKPADGPHPQTDAIVLAGGGAEPGLPPDLPNKAFLPVGGRPLLAHVLDALRASAAIARIAVAGPPDVRPWLPAGVLHVPDSGSLMANVVAALRALGSEEPVLVVASDIPLLTPEALEEFLAACRASPADFHYAIVPREAMERVFPGAQKTYVTVADGTFTGGSLMLVRPQVIERVRPLVERLLAARKKPWLLAQAFGWSVVLKFASGRLTIAEMMDRVADLAGIAARAVIMQRPEVALDVDAGKPHNLALITRALDRTGG, encoded by the coding sequence TTGCCGAAGCCCGCTGACGGACCCCACCCCCAGACGGACGCCATCGTCCTGGCCGGAGGCGGGGCGGAACCGGGCCTGCCCCCGGACCTGCCCAACAAAGCCTTCCTGCCGGTGGGGGGCCGTCCACTGCTGGCCCACGTCCTGGATGCCCTGCGGGCCAGCGCCGCCATTGCGCGCATCGCGGTGGCGGGCCCTCCGGACGTGCGCCCCTGGCTGCCCGCGGGGGTCCTGCACGTGCCCGACAGCGGGTCGCTGATGGCGAACGTGGTGGCCGCCCTGCGGGCGCTGGGGTCGGAGGAGCCGGTCCTGGTGGTGGCCTCCGACATCCCGCTGCTCACCCCCGAGGCGCTGGAGGAGTTCCTGGCCGCCTGCCGGGCGTCTCCCGCCGACTTCCACTACGCCATCGTGCCGCGGGAGGCGATGGAACGGGTTTTCCCGGGCGCCCAGAAAACCTACGTGACGGTGGCGGACGGGACCTTCACCGGCGGCAGCCTCATGCTGGTGCGGCCCCAGGTGATCGAACGGGTGCGGCCGCTGGTGGAGCGCCTCCTGGCGGCCCGCAAGAAGCCCTGGCTGCTGGCGCAGGCGTTCGGGTGGTCCGTGGTCCTGAAGTTCGCCTCGGGCCGGCTGACCATCGCCGAGATGATGGACCGGGTGGCCGACCTCGCCGGGATTGCCGCCCGCGCGGTCATCATGCAGCGGCCGGAGGTGGCGCTGGATGTGGACGCCGGCAAGCCCCACAACCTCGCCCTGATCACCCGGGCGCTGGATCGGACGGGAGGGTAG
- the mce gene encoding methylmalonyl-CoA epimerase, whose protein sequence is MTVDHVGIAVRNLAETAALLEAALGLVVTERYDLPREGVRLAFLSGGAADLELLEPLDETGPLARFVARRGPGLHHVAFRVPDIRQALARAEAAGCRPVEPAPRMGARNRQVAFLHPDTTGGILVELVELPPGR, encoded by the coding sequence ATGACCGTCGATCACGTGGGCATCGCGGTCCGCAACCTCGCCGAGACGGCGGCCCTCCTGGAGGCGGCCCTGGGGCTGGTGGTCACCGAGCGGTACGATCTCCCCCGCGAGGGCGTGAGGCTGGCCTTTCTGTCGGGGGGCGCGGCCGACCTGGAGCTGCTGGAACCTCTGGACGAGACCGGTCCCCTGGCGCGATTCGTGGCCCGCCGCGGCCCGGGCCTGCACCACGTGGCGTTCCGCGTGCCCGACATCCGGCAGGCCCTCGCCCGGGCCGAAGCCGCCGGCTGCCGCCCTGTCGAACCCGCGCCCCGGATGGGAGCGCGCAACCGCCAGGTCGCGTTCCTGCACCCCGACACCACCGGAGGCATCCTCGTCGAGCTGGTCGAGCTTCCTCCCGGACGGTGA
- a CDS encoding helix-turn-helix domain-containing protein — protein sequence MHLLADPDPTRARLLRAGLALLAERGYRGATTREIARRAGVNEVTLFRHFGGKDALLRAALQRLSPPLDALVPSPGPDVAADLRALARNYLRLIEENQGLILRLLPELLRTRSLRGDRPPEGFARTLGAVVAFFREHQSRGSLGGGESPAQMALAFLGPLMARLLLGEALGVRVALDVPAYVRGYLQGRGAARAQPGGRRPRVARDAIKADR from the coding sequence ATGCACTTGCTTGCAGACCCCGACCCCACCCGGGCCCGGCTGCTGCGGGCGGGGCTGGCGCTGCTGGCCGAGCGCGGGTACCGGGGCGCCACCACCCGGGAGATTGCCCGCCGGGCGGGGGTCAACGAGGTCACCCTGTTCCGCCACTTCGGGGGCAAGGACGCCCTGTTGCGGGCCGCCCTCCAGCGCCTCAGCCCGCCGCTGGACGCCCTGGTGCCCTCCCCGGGCCCGGACGTGGCCGCCGACCTGCGGGCGCTGGCGCGCAACTACCTGCGCCTGATCGAGGAGAACCAGGGGCTGATCCTGCGGCTGCTGCCCGAGCTGCTGCGCACCCGTTCGCTGCGGGGGGATCGGCCGCCGGAAGGATTCGCCCGCACCCTCGGCGCCGTCGTCGCCTTCTTCCGGGAGCACCAGAGCCGCGGGTCGCTGGGCGGCGGCGAGTCTCCGGCCCAGATGGCCCTGGCGTTTTTGGGGCCGCTGATGGCGCGCCTGCTGCTGGGAGAGGCCCTGGGGGTGCGGGTCGCCCTGGACGTGCCGGCTTACGTGCGGGGCTACCTGCAGGGTCGGGGCGCGGCCCGGGCTCAGCCTGGGGGGAGGCGCCCCCGAGTGGCGAGGGATGCCATCAAGGCAGATCGGTGA